A stretch of Eleutherodactylus coqui strain aEleCoq1 chromosome 2, aEleCoq1.hap1, whole genome shotgun sequence DNA encodes these proteins:
- the LOC136610451 gene encoding olfactory receptor 11A1-like has protein sequence MAVQVVNSTTITEFLILGFPDLNDYKLPFFSIIIFMYCMTVCENLLIISLVSTSQRLRSPMYFFLGHLALSDVILVTIVVPKMLDVIIKEGSLISYVGCLSQFYLYGVTVTAECFLLMAMSYDRYLAICKPLHYISVMSVKFRYGLVISSWVFSFMLILISLVLVCGIHFCGMNVINHFFCDYATFLELSCSDTTLADIEMMILSFPIIIFPFLFIITTYVCIFITIFRIPSTSGRQKTFSTCSSHLVVVSIYYGSMLTIYLVPYRGHSMTINKFISLVYIVLTPLLNPVIYSLRNKEIRSSLIKYVKVCCKKSLVVDYRDVQIN, from the coding sequence ATGGCGGTGCAGGTAGTGAACTCCACCACCATCACTGAGTTTCTCATCCTGGGATTCCCCGATCTGAATGATTACAAGttgcctttcttctctattaTTATCTTCATGTATTGTATGACTGTGTGTGAAAACCTCTTAATCATCTCACTGGTGTCAACAAGCCAACGTCTCCGATCTCCAATGTATTTCTTCCTTGGGCATTTGGCACTGTCAGACGTCATCCTTGTAACAATTGTTGTTCCTAAGATGCTGGATGTCATCATAAAGGAAGGAAGCCTTATATCTTACGTTGGATGTTTAAGCCAATTTTATTTATATGGTGTAACTGTCACTGCTGAGTGTTTCTTGCTCATGGCCATGTCCTATGACCGGTACTTGGCCATCTGTAAACCACTACATTATATCTCAGTGATGAGTGTAAAGTTCAGATACGGCCTGGTCATCTCATCCTGGGTATTCAGCTTTATGTTAATTCTTATCTCACTTGTACTTGTATgtggcatacatttctgtgggATGAATGTTATTAACCATTTCTTTTGTGACTATGCCACTTTTTTAGAACTTTCCTGCTCAGATACAACTCTTGCTGACATTGAAATGATGATCCtttcttttccaataattatCTTCCCATTTCTTTTTATTATTACAACTTATGTTtgtatttttatcaccatttttagaATTCCCTCCACTTCAGGTCGACAAAAAACGTTCTCCACTTGTAGCTCTCATTTAGTGGTTGTCTCCATCTATTATGGCTCCATGCTTACAATCTACTTGGTTCCCTACAGAGGGCATTCAATGACCATTAACAAGTTTATTTCCCTTGTCTACATTGTACTTACCCCCCTTCTAAACCCTGTTATATACAGTCTTAGAAACAAAGAGATTCGGTCTTCTCTTATAAAATATGTCAAAGTCTGCTGTAAGAAATCTTTAGTAGTCGACTATAGAGATGTGCAGATCAACTAA